The genomic interval AACAAATATGTTAGTCCAGTGGCTTTATCAACATCTGCAGGAATAACATCAACAGATCCATATCCTGATGTCGTTGCACGCAAACGACCTTCAAATTTATTATTGAAAACCGCAATCAAACGATCCGCTTCTTCAGGAAGACAGTCAAACGTAATTTTATTAATACGATCATGCTCAAAATCAGCCAATGCCTTAACAAATTTTAGATTTGGTAAGTATGATTCAAACAATGGAAAGCGTTCCCCTACTCCAATGAAATCTTCATGCATGTAGTTATCTTCTTCACCAGTGTAGACGATTCCTGCACGCCAAGTGATGTTTTCACTTAACAATGTTTTAGTGATATCTTCAATATCGCTTGTCTCTAATACAGACTTACGATATTGCTTTTGATCAGCATCAATGACAACCCCACCGTTATTAATAACGTAATCATAACGCCCATAAAAATCGGCAAAAACACGATCAACAACTCGCTTATCGTTTCCAGTCGCAATGACAAATCGCATGTTATGCGCTTCAAAGTAATCCAAGACACGATCGAACTTCTCTTTGTTAATGTTTTTTTGATCATCAAAGAATGTACCATCTAGGTCTGTTGCAACCATTTTAATTTCTGGCATATTTAACTCCTCATCTCATAACGTAATTGACTAAAAGTATAACATACCTAAATCAGCATAAAAAAACCTAATATTTAAAGATAAACAAAAAACAGCAACTAAAAAGTCGCTGTTCCTAATTTTATTAAGTTGTTTCGTCAAAATAAATACCGTTCTTTTGACCGTTTTTAACATGATATAGCGCTTGATCCGCCGCATTAAATGCTTTGCTCAAGTTATGATCATACAAACGATTGTCACTCACTCCAGCTGAAACCGTCACATTCAAATGACACACTTCTTGTCCGCGATATTGAATCGTACTACGAATGACATCGAACAAAGTTCGCAAATATGTCTTACTCATTGGAGACTCAGAATCCATAGACATAGCTACAATAATTTCGTCCCCACCAAATCTAAAAATTTGCTGATTTTTGACATGCGATTGATTATTGAGCACATCGCGCAACATGCGAACAACCATCTTCAACACTTCATTTCCCACCACATGTCCATGCAAATCATTAATTGCCTTAAATTGATCAATATCAACAACCATCATAATGATGTTTTCTTCTTGTGCAGGCCCTGACAAAAACTCATTAAACGCACGATAATTTTGAATTTCAGTTAATTCATCTGTATACATAACCTCTTCTTGAAAGAGAGCATTCTTTTTCGTATAGTGTGCTAAACCTGCAATGTACAAGCCAAACATCGTATACACAACAATAATGAATAAAATATTATTGATTGTTGTCATGTGTGGTAAAAAGAACATCAATTCCATGATTTCTAAACTCATAAATGCCACTGTCAAGAACGTAATTTGCCATTTCAAGCGTGTAAATTGACCACTAACCCAACAAATCACATTAATGATAAGCCACAAACCAAGCAATAATTCAATCGAATGATCAACTGTCCATCCACGATAAAACCATAACGCAAACGCGAGAACCGTTGGTGTGACAATCGACAACCCCTTACTTGCACTTTTGTTCATAGTTGAGACTAATGCAATCATGATTGGCATATAGACAAAGAAAATAAATCCTATCATATGAAAAGTTAAAATCAAAATAATATAAACAAAACTTGTTGCAAAAATGATCTCAATTATACGTCGTACACGCATCGAGACAAATCGTGTATTTAATTGCGTCACAAAAAATATAGACATACTCATACTGAGTATGAAAAACAATATTAAAATCCCGTTAGCAATAGCTCTAAGCATTCCACCTACCTCATTATGTAAAAAAACGCCTAAAGGCGCTTAAAAATTAATACGTTACCCTCCCAAGCGTTTAACGTTCCCTATTTTTACCCCTTCAATGTGCACTTAATCTAAGTCAAATACACCATGTCGCTTAGCAATTGTTAGAATTCGCGTCACAAATCCCATCCCTTTAGCAGTCAATTGCATACTCTCTAGTGGTTCTGCACCATACATGATGCCCGTCATTGCTCCTAACAAGGGTAGCATACGTTGTGGCGCACCTTTTAATTCTGAGGCTAAATGCAATGCACTAAACTTATCACTAGTATTTAATAATACCCATAAAGTTGCCTCTAACGTGTCAACCACATCAGCACTAGCTGTAATGTCATTAACAGATAAACTCTTAAAATCCGGTGTATTTAATGTATCAAACGCACCTAAGTCAGCTGCAAAAATTGGATGCTTAGCATAGTATTCAAAGGCCGAACTCATCGCTTCATCTAATGCAACTTCTAACGTTTCACCACTTAACAATTGGTTGACAATCATCGCATACAAACCAACTGCCATTAACGTACGAGGCGTATTATGTGTCACTCCACAAATTTGATGTAAGATTAACATTGCCGGATCTTTCGTCACAAAATCTTGACCATATTCTGAACGCAAATAAAGCACTACAGGTGTGATACGTAGTAATGCGCCATTTTCAGAATCCTCTGGCGCTAGACTACCTGATGAAAATGGATCCCGATTATCTAAATAGTGTAAGATTGCTTGTTCCGTGATACGACCTGGAACTTGTTTCTTCCGTAGAGCAGTATAATCCGCATGTAGGTACCAATATGTAAACTGATCCATCAAGGCTGCTAAGTTGTACCCACGAGACAAACTACTGATTGTGGCCAGCGTTAAAGAACCAGCTGCACGCCAATCAGCTTGTGGTTGTCCTTCTAATTCTTGAACAAGCAAATCTGCTTGTAATATACCCAAAGTAATATTATCTAAGTCATTACGCGTTGATATCATGCTTGCTCTCCTCAACTCTTATTAAAAAATTTTAACATGAATTTCTAGTCATTGGCAAATCACCCGACATTGGCTATAATTTTAATTATTGAAAGATATAGATTAGGAGACAAATGGATACAATGGTTAACTCAGAAAACGCTGCATTCCCCCTTGAGGTCTTACGTGACCGTTTATTACCCAACTTGTTTCAAGAAAACGAATCAGAAATCTCTTACTGGGCTGGAAAAAGCCTTGCGCAAACAGAAACATTTTCCAGCGATGCGCAAATTATTGAATTCTTCGCTGCAGCTGGATTTGGTGAATTAGAGGCCCTAAAAACTACTACTACACATGCCGATTGGCGCCTATCTGGTCCAATCGTCACAGCTCGTGCTATCGATGGTCGCGAAGCATCATTTAGTTTGGAAGCCGGCTTCTTGGCCCAAGCGATGGAAATGGTGTTAAACCGATCAGTTGAAGTTACCAGTGAACTAAGCCGTAAAAAAGACTATGTTAAGCTAACTGTCCTAATTGGTCTACCAGACGACGAATTAGTATAAAGTAAATAATATGATTAACTCACTACCACAATCGTTAGTAGTGGGTTTTTCTTTTGTTCGCAAAAAGAGCCATGATTAGCAATTTAATCATGACTCTTTTTGCGACAACTAAGGATTACTTAGCTGACTTAAAAGCTCCTTGGAACTTGTAGATTGGGAATCCACGTTCTGAGAACTTTTGTTCATATTCAGTTTCAACGTTGTCTACCATCTTATCTGCATCTGCGTGCAAGTCCAATGAAATACCACCCGGTAGGAAAGTAATGCCGTATTGCGCAAATGAGAACAATGAGTATTCAAACAAACCACGGTTGTCAGTCTTGAATTCTAGTTCTCCACCATCTGGCAAGATGTTTTCGTAACCTTCAAGGAATGACTTGTAAGTCAAACGACGTGTTTCGTGACGTGACTTTGGCCATGGATCTGAGAAGTTCAAGAAGACCTTAGCAACTTCACCCTTTTCAAAGTATGTGTCAACTCCGGCACCATCACCGTAGATGAACTTCAAGTTAGGTAGTTCGGCTTCATCTTCATCTGCCTTACGGGCCGCAACAGCAACCGCAGATTCTTGAATTTCCATTCCGATAAAGTTAATTTCTGGGTACTTCTTAGCCATCCCCACGATAAATTGACCCTTACCAGTTCCAACTTCGATGTGAATAGGTTGTTCCTTAGCAAACAAGCCTGCCCACTTCCCCTTCATATCTGTTGCTCGCTTTTGTGTTACCACTAGATCAGCATGGTCATCAATCCATGGTCCAGCCCACATTTTCTTTCGTAAACGCACGTGTTTATCTCCTTTTGAACATGTTTTCCGCTTTGCGGTCTGAGTATAAGAATACCAAAGCTATGGCCCACAAAACAAGACCAAATTCAATCATTAAGATTGATTTTATTGTTAGACCAGCGATTAAGCCCATCATCAACCACAAAAATAGCATCATCCCCATTAATGGTCCTGCCACTTGGTGAAAAGCACGCTGTCGTTGTTGCATTGTTACGGGAATTAAATGATCAAAGACGCGTTGTTGGTAGGCCAACATAATTGGCAAGATTTGGATTAAGAAGACATACATTAATCCCATCAATGTCCCTATTAACAACCATCCTTGCAGTGTTACAAGTAACACACCACCCAAAACCGTCATCGTGCCCCATAATTGGAGATAATCATTCGTACGGAAAAAACTTGTAATGTAGAGTGCTGTTAATCCGCGCCCATTTGGCCAATGCCTAATCATCCAATCTGACCAACGATTTGGTTTCACAGTTGCCTTTTGTTCTGGGATATCCACGAACCAACTAAAGACATGAACAATCTTTTGAACACGCTTTGTCTCTAAACTTGCAATGCGACGCCAATTTAACAAATCAGACTCTGTATACTGTTCAAAACGTCCAGCTCGAACATATAACCAAGTCATATTGGCCAGTGCTAAAGCAACACTACCAATTACGACACTTATCAACCAGCCAATATGCATGTGCAATTGTAGCCACACGACCGGAAACAACACTAACAAAATAATTAATTGGATAACCGTACGGATAGCTAAACTATACATCAAACCGAAATAACGTAATTGACGAAGGTCGCCTTCATTGCCTAAGAAATAAATGGCGTCTTCTTCCTTAACAAAGGTCGCTGGGCGGCTTAAGATCATCCCCGTTAATAACGTAAGGCCAGTAATCACGAATTGATTAAGCAATGTCACTTGCATTGAACTTAAGAATTTTTGATAACTAACTAATCCCGCCCCCATCAAGAATATCAGCGCCAGAATAGCGTGATCGTTAAATACATAGCGTAAATATTTAGAAAATTGTTGCCATTGACGTTGCCAACGTTCTTTAAATAACTTGCCTGCCATTAGCGTGCCTCACGTGGATCGACATAATCGACTAGCTTACCGTGACTTGTGACTTGTCCGTGTTCCAGATAAACAAAGTTGTCCGCCAATTCTGCTAATTTTTCAACCATGTGTGTTGTAACGAGAATACTTGCGCCAGTTGCCTTTTTTTCTGCCATCAAGGCTAATAAATGGTCAACCGCCACAACATCTAACCCCAAAAAAGGCTCATCAATGATGTACAACTTAGCATCTAGTGTAAAAGCCATCACAATCATCAACTTTTGCCGCATCCCCTTAGAGAAATGCGTTGGATACCATTGTTCTTTATTATCTAAGCGGAACAGATGCAATAATTCCTTCGCTCGCATCCATGCGCTGTCATTGTCCAAACCATACGTATCAATCATTAATTGAATGTGTTGTTGCACGGTTAGTTCAGGATAAATAACGGGTTGTTCAGGAATATAGGCAATTTGCTTCTTGTAAGCAATTGGATCTTCAGTTAAAGTCACACCATTCAACGTAATTTGACCACGAGTCGGTGCCAATAAGCCAATTAAATGATTAATTGTCGTTGATTTCCCAGAACCATTAAGCCCAATCAAAGCCATGACTTCCCCAGATGCAATTTCAAAAGACACATCTTGTAAGACATTTTGTTGGCCATAACCACCAGACAAGTTTGATACTACGAGACTCATATCTATCCTCACTTTTCATCGTTGTTTATATTTCTATTTTACACTAATTCAAATCGCTTCGGTTTTTGGTTTTACTGCGTGATTCCTGTATAATTAGCATTAACATTATAGTTGATGAGGGAGAACTGATTTATGCAAACTGAAGCTGATATTTTTGATTTGATTGTCCAAGGTGAAATTCCTAGCTACAAGGTCTACGAAGATGAAGACGTTCTTGCTTTCTTGGACTTGAGCCAAGCTACACCAGGCCACACTTTGTTGATTCCAAAGCAACACGTGGCCGATATCTATGGTTACGATGCTGACTTAGCAGCCCGTGTGTTGACTAAGATTCCAGTTGTCTCACGTGCTATCCGTGACAGCGACCCATCAATCATTGGTTTGAATGTTTTGATGAATAATGGAGCCCCTGCTGGGCAAAGCGTCTTCCACTCACACGTTCATTTGATTCCACGTTACGAAAACGATGGTCTAAACCTACCAGCTGACGTTGAAGCACACGAAACAACGCCTGAAATTTACAAGGAACGTGCCGCTAAGATTGCCAAGCAATTTAACTAATTAGGAGGTCAGTATGCGATTTTTCTCTAACTTATTCAAAGGTGCTATTGCCCGTTTTAAGGCATGGCGTAATCAAGTCACTCACCTACAGTTATCAGTTAAGAAGTTGAACAAGGCAACTGCTGATCTAAAAGCTTCTCTACCTACTGTAGAAGAATTCGCGCAAGATATGGAACGTAGTTCACGTAAGTTAAATTACAAAAACAAGCCCCATCTTGATCGCATTGAAGATGCTAATGCACGTATCCAAGCTAACTTGGCACAAATCCAAAACATCTTGAGTCGTCAAAAGACAAAGTAAACCATATAAAAAGCACGAACCATTCTATGACCTTCCGACTTACTGAAGGCTTGAATCGTTCGTGCTTTTTAATTTGGTATTTAGTTTATTCGCCCATCACGACGAACACACTATTCGCTTCTATCACTAAAGAGCTTACTTGCCCATTTGTACGCGTAATTCCATCACTGTATCACGCAAACTTGCGGCTTCTTCGAAATCCAAACGTTTAGCGGCTGCACGCATTTGTTCTTCCAAGTTTTCAAGCGTTGCTTCTTGATCGGCTTTCGCCATATCCTGAAAGGCAACTTGCGTAAAGCTTTCTGATTTATTACCAGATTCCACGCTACGTGTTACTTGAATGTTTTCACGAATTGGCTTAATGATTGTTTGCGGCGTAATGCCATGTTCTTCATTATAAGCCATTTGAATCTCACGACGACGTTGTGTTTCATCAATCGCCGCTTGCATTGAACGGGTTGTCTGATCTGCGTACATCAAGACATGACCGTTTTGATTACGGGCGGCACGACCAATGGTTTGAATCAAAGAACGTTCATTACGTAAGAATCCTTCTTTATCCGCATCCAAAATCGCTACCAATGATACTTCCGGCACGTCGATTCCTTCACGCAAAAGATTGATTCCAACTAAGACATCAAACTTTCCCAAGCGTAAGTCACGAATAATTTCTGTTCGTTCTAACGTCTTAATGTCTGAATGCAAGTACTTAACCTTAACCCCAACATCTTCTAAGTAATCACTTAAGTCTTCGGCCATCTTCTTCGTCAATGTCGTCACAAAGACACGCTCGTCCTTTGCGACACGTTCATTGATTTCGCCTAGCAAATCATCAATTTGTCCCATAACTGGACGGACTTCAATCGTTGGATCTAGCAAACCAGTTGGTCGAATGATTTGTTGGGCAATATGGTCAGGTGTCACACGTTCAAGTTCGTAGTCACCTGGTGTCGCAGACATGTAGATAATTTCGTTGAAGTGTGTCTCCACTTCATCCAACTTCAATGGACGATTGTCTAAGGCACTTGGTAGACGGAAACCATAATCAATCAACGTTTCCTTACGTGCACGGTCACCCTTATACATACCACGGATTTGTGGCATTGTAACGTGGGACTCGTCCACAACAATCAAGAAGTCATCCGGGAAGAAATCAAGCAAGGTAAATGGTGGTTCACCTGGTACACGACCATCCATGTGACGAGAATAATTCTCAATTCCGTTGGTGAAGCCCATTTCTTGGATCATTTCCAAATCGTATTCAGTACGTTGCTTCAAACGTTGTGCTTCAAGCAACTTCCCTTCATCTTCAAACTTCTTCAATTGTTCATCAAGTTCAGCTTTAATTGTCTTAACCGCACGTGAACGAATATCGTCATTCGTCATAAAGTGGGTCGCCGGATAAATCGTGATGAAATCTGTTTCCAACGCAATTTCACCTGTTAAGGCATTAATTTCGCGAATACGCTCGATTTCATCCCCGAAGAATTCCACACGAATTGCACGAGAATCAGATGATGCCGGGAAAATTTCCAAAACATCCCCGCGTACACGGAAACGACCACGTTGAAAATCAATGTCATTACGGGCGAATTGAATATCAACTAGCTTACGCATAAGCTCATTACGATCTAGTTCTTCTCCAACCCGTAGATTAATGACGTGATCACGGTATTGTTCCGGGCTACCTAGCCCAAAGACAGATGAAACAGATGCGACGACAATGGTGTCATTACGTGAAAGCAATGATGCAGTCGCCGCATTACGTAGCTTGTCAATTTCATCATTAATAGATGAATCCTTTTCAATATACGTATCTGATGAAGGTACATATGCTTCTGGTTGGTAATAGTTATAGTAAGAAACAAAGTATTCAACCGCATTATTTGGGAAGAAATCTTTGAATTCACTATACAACTGTCCCGCCAATGTTTTGTTATGTGATAAGACCAAGACTGGTTTATTCGCATTTGCAATCACGTTGGAAATCGTAAACGTCTTTCCAGTTCCTGTTGCTCCCAACAAAATTTGCTCTTTCACATGATCTTCAATACCAGTTGACAATTGTTTAATCGCCGCCGGTTGGTCACCAGTTGGTGAATACTTCGACACTAAGTCAAAGGTCTGATCTTTTGTTGGTTCTTGCATGATAAACCTCCCTTGTGATGCCTACTTATTTGCAGGCATGTACATATCAATATAGATTTGCTTCAAACGGTCTGATCCTGGAAATTGTTCATTCAAAAGTTCGGGTAAGACTTCACGAATAAAGTACGCCACACTTGGCATATCTCGGAATTCATGAATTGTCTTCAAACTTTCACGATAAATTTCCACAAAGACGCGTTCTGGATTTCCCTTTTGTAGTTCTTCGTATGCTTCATACAACAAGTCAATCTTGTCCGCTACTGACAAGATGCGGCCTTCTAATGTGTCATCTTTCCCCTCGTGTAGACGACGCTTGTAGATTGCTTGTAATTCCGCTGGAATTTCAGCTTCTACGAAGTTGTCTGATAGGTTATCTTCCACATCCGCCAACATTTCGCGTAGAACTGGGGATGCATACTTAACTGGTGTGCGAATATCCCCAATGAAACGTTC from Weissella ceti carries:
- a CDS encoding Cof-type HAD-IIB family hydrolase, with amino-acid sequence MPEIKMVATDLDGTFFDDQKNINKEKFDRVLDYFEAHNMRFVIATGNDKRVVDRVFADFYGRYDYVINNGGVVIDADQKQYRKSVLETSDIEDITKTLLSENITWRAGIVYTGEEDNYMHEDFIGVGERFPLFESYLPNLKFVKALADFEHDRINKITFDCLPEEADRLIAVFNNKFEGRLRATTSGYGSVDVIPADVDKATGLTYLLDAFNVQPEEVMAFGDGMNDYEMLKFVGMPISMPNGEQRLINEFENAVSDNNHDGVLDTIIQKLNIN
- a CDS encoding GGDEF domain-containing protein, with protein sequence MIGFIFFVYMPIMIALVSTMNKSASKGLSIVTPTVLAFALWFYRGWTVDHSIELLLGLWLIINVICWVSGQFTRLKWQITFLTVAFMSLEIMELMFFLPHMTTINNILFIIVVYTMFGLYIAGLAHYTKKNALFQEEVMYTDELTEIQNYRAFNEFLSGPAQEENIIMMVVDIDQFKAINDLHGHVVGNEVLKMVVRMLRDVLNNQSHVKNQQIFRFGGDEIIVAMSMDSESPMSKTYLRTLFDVIRSTIQYRGQEVCHLNVTVSAGVSDNRLYDHNLSKAFNAADQALYHVKNGQKNGIYFDETT
- a CDS encoding ADP-ribosylglycohydrolase family protein; translated protein: MISTRNDLDNITLGILQADLLVQELEGQPQADWRAAGSLTLATISSLSRGYNLAALMDQFTYWYLHADYTALRKKQVPGRITEQAILHYLDNRDPFSSGSLAPEDSENGALLRITPVVLYLRSEYGQDFVTKDPAMLILHQICGVTHNTPRTLMAVGLYAMIVNQLLSGETLEVALDEAMSSAFEYYAKHPIFAADLGAFDTLNTPDFKSLSVNDITASADVVDTLEATLWVLLNTSDKFSALHLASELKGAPQRMLPLLGAMTGIMYGAEPLESMQLTAKGMGFVTRILTIAKRHGVFDLD
- a CDS encoding DUF2507 domain-containing protein gives rise to the protein MDTMVNSENAAFPLEVLRDRLLPNLFQENESEISYWAGKSLAQTETFSSDAQIIEFFAAAGFGELEALKTTTTHADWRLSGPIVTARAIDGREASFSLEAGFLAQAMEMVLNRSVEVTSELSRKKDYVKLTVLIGLPDDELV
- the trmB gene encoding tRNA (guanosine(46)-N7)-methyltransferase TrmB, producing MRLRKKMWAGPWIDDHADLVVTQKRATDMKGKWAGLFAKEQPIHIEVGTGKGQFIVGMAKKYPEINFIGMEIQESAVAVAARKADEDEAELPNLKFIYGDGAGVDTYFEKGEVAKVFLNFSDPWPKSRHETRRLTYKSFLEGYENILPDGGELEFKTDNRGLFEYSLFSFAQYGITFLPGGISLDLHADADKMVDNVETEYEQKFSERGFPIYKFQGAFKSAK
- a CDS encoding ABC transporter permease, with the translated sequence MAGKLFKERWQRQWQQFSKYLRYVFNDHAILALIFLMGAGLVSYQKFLSSMQVTLLNQFVITGLTLLTGMILSRPATFVKEEDAIYFLGNEGDLRQLRYFGLMYSLAIRTVIQLIILLVLFPVVWLQLHMHIGWLISVVIGSVALALANMTWLYVRAGRFEQYTESDLLNWRRIASLETKRVQKIVHVFSWFVDIPEQKATVKPNRWSDWMIRHWPNGRGLTALYITSFFRTNDYLQLWGTMTVLGGVLLVTLQGWLLIGTLMGLMYVFLIQILPIMLAYQQRVFDHLIPVTMQQRQRAFHQVAGPLMGMMLFLWLMMGLIAGLTIKSILMIEFGLVLWAIALVFLYSDRKAENMFKRR
- a CDS encoding ABC transporter ATP-binding protein codes for the protein MSLVVSNLSGGYGQQNVLQDVSFEIASGEVMALIGLNGSGKSTTINHLIGLLAPTRGQITLNGVTLTEDPIAYKKQIAYIPEQPVIYPELTVQQHIQLMIDTYGLDNDSAWMRAKELLHLFRLDNKEQWYPTHFSKGMRQKLMIVMAFTLDAKLYIIDEPFLGLDVVAVDHLLALMAEKKATGASILVTTHMVEKLAELADNFVYLEHGQVTSHGKLVDYVDPREAR
- a CDS encoding HIT family protein, whose amino-acid sequence is MQTEADIFDLIVQGEIPSYKVYEDEDVLAFLDLSQATPGHTLLIPKQHVADIYGYDADLAARVLTKIPVVSRAIRDSDPSIIGLNVLMNNGAPAGQSVFHSHVHLIPRYENDGLNLPADVEAHETTPEIYKERAAKIAKQFN
- the uvrB gene encoding excinuclease ABC subunit UvrB — protein: MQEPTKDQTFDLVSKYSPTGDQPAAIKQLSTGIEDHVKEQILLGATGTGKTFTISNVIANANKPVLVLSHNKTLAGQLYSEFKDFFPNNAVEYFVSYYNYYQPEAYVPSSDTYIEKDSSINDEIDKLRNAATASLLSRNDTIVVASVSSVFGLGSPEQYRDHVINLRVGEELDRNELMRKLVDIQFARNDIDFQRGRFRVRGDVLEIFPASSDSRAIRVEFFGDEIERIREINALTGEIALETDFITIYPATHFMTNDDIRSRAVKTIKAELDEQLKKFEDEGKLLEAQRLKQRTEYDLEMIQEMGFTNGIENYSRHMDGRVPGEPPFTLLDFFPDDFLIVVDESHVTMPQIRGMYKGDRARKETLIDYGFRLPSALDNRPLKLDEVETHFNEIIYMSATPGDYELERVTPDHIAQQIIRPTGLLDPTIEVRPVMGQIDDLLGEINERVAKDERVFVTTLTKKMAEDLSDYLEDVGVKVKYLHSDIKTLERTEIIRDLRLGKFDVLVGINLLREGIDVPEVSLVAILDADKEGFLRNERSLIQTIGRAARNQNGHVLMYADQTTRSMQAAIDETQRRREIQMAYNEEHGITPQTIIKPIRENIQVTRSVESGNKSESFTQVAFQDMAKADQEATLENLEEQMRAAAKRLDFEEAASLRDTVMELRVQMGK
- a CDS encoding YfbR-like 5'-deoxynucleotidase, with amino-acid sequence MGMHQYLSGLNELEMISRAPGYFKYQPHSVAAHSWKVTQAAQFLGDLEELNGNEVNWRMVYEKALNHDISERFIGDIRTPVKYASPVLREMLADVEDNLSDNFVEAEIPAELQAIYKRRLHEGKDDTLEGRILSVADKIDLLYEAYEELQKGNPERVFVEIYRESLKTIHEFRDMPSVAYFIREVLPELLNEQFPGSDRLKQIYIDMYMPANK